The Stenotrophomonas maltophilia genome includes a region encoding these proteins:
- a CDS encoding Glu/Leu/Phe/Val dehydrogenase dimerization domain-containing protein has translation MLFETLATTGHEQVVFCHNHDAGLKAIIAIHNTTLGPALGGVRMRPYASTDEALADVLRLSRTMTYKNALAGLNVGGGKAVIIGDPKTDKTEVLFRAFGRYVDSLGGRYITAEDVGTDVNDMENIYLESQFVTGVHQVHGGSGDPAPFTAYGALQALMASMRFKFGHEEVGKTSIAVQGLGHIGMELVKLLRDRGAKLYVTDLDSALVDRAVSDFGAEAVKPDEIHEVNADVFAPCALEGAINADTLPRIKAKIICGTANNQLSSLEIGDELHARGILYAPDYAVNAGGVMNVSLEIDGYNRERAMRLIRSIYHNLTRIFELSQRENIAPQRAADRIAESRILSIGKLKMPLGRSTPRLGNLRGG, from the coding sequence ATGCTATTCGAAACCCTCGCCACCACCGGCCACGAACAAGTGGTGTTCTGCCACAACCACGATGCCGGCCTGAAGGCGATCATCGCCATCCACAACACCACCCTGGGCCCCGCCCTGGGCGGCGTGCGCATGCGCCCTTACGCCAGCACCGACGAGGCGCTGGCCGATGTGCTGCGGCTGAGCCGGACGATGACCTACAAGAATGCGCTGGCCGGGCTCAACGTGGGCGGCGGCAAGGCGGTGATCATCGGCGACCCGAAGACGGACAAGACCGAGGTACTGTTCCGCGCCTTCGGCCGTTACGTCGATTCGCTGGGCGGCCGCTACATCACCGCCGAGGACGTTGGCACCGACGTCAACGACATGGAGAACATCTACCTGGAGAGCCAGTTCGTGACCGGCGTGCACCAGGTCCATGGTGGCTCCGGCGATCCGGCGCCTTTCACGGCCTACGGCGCATTGCAGGCGCTGATGGCGTCGATGCGCTTCAAGTTCGGCCATGAGGAAGTAGGCAAGACCAGCATCGCCGTGCAGGGCCTGGGCCACATCGGCATGGAACTGGTGAAACTGCTGCGTGACCGCGGCGCCAAGCTGTATGTCACCGACCTGGACAGTGCGCTGGTTGATCGTGCAGTCAGCGATTTCGGCGCCGAGGCGGTCAAGCCGGACGAGATCCACGAAGTGAACGCCGATGTGTTCGCACCGTGTGCGCTGGAAGGCGCGATCAACGCCGACACGCTGCCGCGGATCAAGGCCAAGATCATCTGCGGCACTGCCAACAACCAGCTGTCGAGCCTGGAGATCGGCGACGAACTGCATGCGCGCGGCATCCTCTACGCCCCGGACTACGCCGTCAACGCCGGCGGTGTGATGAACGTGTCGCTGGAGATCGACGGCTACAACCGCGAACGCGCGATGCGACTGATCCGCAGCATCTACCACAACCTCACCCGCATCTTCGAACTGTCGCAGCGCGAGAACATCGCGCCGCAGCGGGCAGCCGATCGCATTGCGGAAAGCCGCATCCTGTCGATCGGCAAGCTGAAGATGCCGCTGGGCCGCAGCACTCCGCGCCTGGGCAACCTGCGCGGCGGCTGA
- a CDS encoding autotransporter serine protease, with translation MERTMMVRSVLATALAMALTACGGGGGGGSNVRVDPPPTTPTPPTTPPPTTPPPAKPQEPAFDAHLSVTNARAAQAAGLTGQGVRIGIVDSGVQRNAVALNGRVLANFNYIDPARNNLAVDDVVGHGTAVASLAAGAAVGTWPGGIAPGAQIVSARIISDKPPTDDGSGQGNAFSGPLGVAQVHQDLISYNVKVMNNSWGGLYWTDLPTTAQVAAEYRPFVINHGGLVVFAAGNDGRSEPSSLAALPSQKGVAGTLPAADLERGWLVATAVDPFTPGALASYSNACGQAARYCLAAPGSAVYPDANGGSYYWNYGTSFAAPLVSGAAALVWQRFPYFNNDLVRQTLLGTAKDIGAPGVDPVFGYGLLDIGRAINGPGRFDWGDVVANVDAGSTNSMWSNDITGSGGLVKQGGGKLVLAGNNSYSGATRIERGILTLQNGGVIRSNVTILAQPDPDSTGLQFNGGTPRVIGNVVNGGSVFLTTGNTTGTIEGNYTQQPGAQLMIALGANALQVTGNATINGGVRVHGFVSGYVPQNGTRQDLIHAAGGLNGTFSTQATSTGLQGLTLVAPTYGYDSNNAWLNVNQVSVTAAASGLSASAQAAAQRLEGAFAVLDGNTGLQGSPFGTAAGALQWAGGGQQGLADSLQSLSGQAHARAEAATFDSIDMSRRAIAERFDRVQATPRLRGSWQSALGEAGQGSFAGNAADSRGWMAGQDLPLGGNGLMGVAFGETRSNGGSSFGGDRGRDRQAQAQLYAGWNLGRGYALAQFGSGQFTRALDRQLLLGAGAYGVSARYGGRFSSASVEGGYRLGRAGASVTPYLGASTTRVDTDAFNELGGFGFGLRGDATRAQRSQMLAGIRGERGWGRWNLRGHAEWQQRLDGGDADWQASFVGVDAWAPLAGWNAPRGSALIGVALESWWGRNGRLSLGFDQRIGGEGARQAALRYSTGF, from the coding sequence ATGGAGCGAACGATGATGGTGAGGTCTGTGCTGGCAACCGCGCTGGCGATGGCGCTGACGGCCTGTGGTGGAGGCGGCGGAGGCGGCAGCAACGTGCGCGTCGACCCGCCCCCGACCACGCCGACACCTCCAACCACGCCTCCGCCGACGACACCACCGCCGGCCAAGCCGCAGGAGCCGGCCTTTGACGCGCATCTTTCAGTCACCAACGCGCGTGCCGCACAGGCCGCCGGCCTGACCGGGCAGGGCGTGCGCATCGGCATCGTCGATTCGGGCGTGCAGCGCAACGCGGTGGCCTTGAATGGTCGCGTGCTGGCCAACTTCAATTACATCGATCCCGCCAGGAACAACCTGGCGGTTGATGACGTGGTCGGGCATGGCACCGCCGTGGCCAGCCTCGCCGCCGGCGCAGCAGTGGGGACCTGGCCGGGCGGTATCGCGCCAGGCGCCCAGATCGTCTCGGCAAGAATCATTTCCGACAAGCCGCCGACCGACGACGGCAGTGGCCAGGGCAATGCCTTCAGTGGGCCGCTGGGCGTGGCCCAGGTCCACCAGGACCTGATCAGCTACAACGTGAAGGTGATGAACAACTCGTGGGGCGGCCTGTACTGGACCGATCTGCCGACCACCGCGCAGGTAGCCGCCGAATACCGGCCGTTCGTGATCAACCACGGTGGCCTGGTGGTGTTCGCCGCCGGCAATGACGGCCGCAGCGAGCCGAGCAGCCTGGCCGCGCTGCCCAGCCAGAAGGGCGTGGCAGGCACGCTTCCGGCGGCCGATCTGGAGCGCGGCTGGCTGGTGGCCACGGCGGTGGACCCGTTTACGCCGGGCGCGCTGGCCAGCTATTCGAATGCCTGCGGCCAGGCGGCCCGCTACTGCCTGGCAGCGCCGGGCAGCGCGGTCTACCCGGATGCCAACGGTGGCAGCTACTACTGGAACTACGGCACCTCGTTCGCCGCGCCGCTGGTCTCCGGTGCGGCGGCGCTGGTCTGGCAGCGCTTCCCCTACTTCAACAACGATCTGGTGAGGCAGACCCTGCTGGGCACTGCCAAGGACATCGGTGCGCCCGGCGTGGATCCGGTGTTCGGCTATGGCCTGCTCGACATCGGTCGCGCGATCAACGGTCCCGGCCGCTTCGACTGGGGCGATGTGGTTGCCAACGTTGATGCCGGCTCGACCAACTCGATGTGGAGCAACGACATCACCGGCAGCGGTGGCCTGGTCAAGCAGGGCGGAGGCAAGCTGGTACTGGCCGGCAACAACAGCTATTCCGGCGCCACCCGCATCGAGCGCGGCATCCTGACGCTGCAGAACGGTGGCGTGATCCGTTCAAATGTGACGATCCTCGCCCAGCCCGACCCGGATTCCACCGGTCTGCAGTTCAACGGTGGTACGCCGCGGGTGATCGGCAATGTGGTCAACGGCGGCAGCGTGTTCCTCACCACCGGCAATACCACCGGCACCATCGAGGGCAACTACACCCAGCAGCCCGGCGCGCAGCTGATGATCGCGCTCGGTGCCAACGCACTTCAGGTCACCGGCAACGCAACGATCAATGGCGGTGTGCGTGTGCACGGCTTTGTCTCCGGCTATGTACCGCAGAACGGAACGCGCCAGGACCTCATCCACGCCGCGGGTGGCCTGAACGGCACCTTCAGTACCCAAGCCACTTCCACCGGCCTGCAGGGGCTGACCCTGGTGGCACCCACGTATGGCTACGACAGCAACAACGCCTGGTTGAACGTGAACCAGGTCAGCGTCACCGCCGCAGCCAGTGGCCTGAGCGCCTCCGCACAGGCCGCAGCGCAGCGCCTGGAAGGCGCATTCGCAGTGCTCGACGGCAACACCGGCCTGCAGGGATCGCCCTTCGGTACGGCAGCCGGTGCGCTGCAGTGGGCCGGAGGCGGCCAGCAGGGCCTGGCCGACAGCCTGCAGAGCCTGTCCGGCCAGGCGCATGCCCGCGCCGAGGCCGCCACCTTCGACAGCATCGACATGTCGCGGCGTGCGATTGCCGAGCGCTTCGATCGTGTACAGGCCACCCCGCGCCTGCGCGGGAGCTGGCAGAGCGCGCTGGGTGAGGCGGGGCAGGGCAGCTTCGCCGGCAACGCCGCCGACAGCCGGGGCTGGATGGCCGGCCAGGATCTGCCGCTGGGCGGCAACGGCCTGATGGGCGTCGCCTTCGGTGAGACCCGCAGCAATGGTGGCAGCAGTTTCGGCGGTGATCGCGGGCGTGATCGCCAGGCGCAGGCACAGTTGTACGCTGGCTGGAACCTGGGGCGTGGCTATGCGCTGGCCCAGTTCGGCAGTGGCCAGTTCACCCGCGCGCTGGATCGCCAGCTGCTGCTGGGTGCGGGCGCCTATGGTGTCTCGGCGCGTTACGGCGGGCGTTTCAGCAGCGCCAGCGTGGAAGGCGGATATCGCTTGGGCCGCGCAGGCGCTTCGGTGACGCCCTACCTCGGTGCCAGCACCACGCGTGTCGATACCGATGCGTTCAATGAGCTGGGCGGTTTCGGCTTCGGCCTGCGGGGTGATGCCACCCGCGCGCAGCGCAGCCAGATGCTGGCCGGCATCCGTGGCGAGCGGGGCTGGGGGCGTTGGAACCTGCGCGGACACGCCGAGTGGCAGCAGCGGCTGGACGGCGGTGACGCCGATTGGCAGGCCAGTTTTGTCGGCGTGGATGCCTGGGCGCCGCTGGCAGGCTGGAATGCGCCGCGCGGCAGTGCGCTGATCGGCGTCGCGCTGGAATCGTGGTGGGGCCGCAATGGCCGCTTGAGCCTGGGTTTCGACCAGCGTATCGGTGGCGAGGGCGCGCGGCAGGCTGCGTTGCGCTACAGCACCGGGTTCTAG
- a CDS encoding thiolase family protein, which yields MSNIVIAAAKRTAIGSFLGQFNGVPTPTLGAAAIAAALEQSGVPASDVSEVLMGCVLPANLGQAPARQAAIAAGIPLSAGATTLNKVCGSGMKTIMLGHDLIKAGSASIVVAGGMESMSNAPHMLQNSRTGNRFGNFQAVDHMAHDGLVNAYDGKAMGEFAECAVDKYQFSREEQDAYAIESVKRAQAAQANGAFADEIVAVKVATRKGEVEVAIDEQPGRSDIAKIPTLRPAFKKDGSVTAASSSSISDGAAAVVLLTEEDAAARGITPLARIVGHATHSQEPEWFTTAPIGALHKLLGKTGWSLDQVDLFEINEAFAVVAMAPMRELGIPHDKLNVNGGACALGHPIGASGARLVVTLVNALRTRGGKRGIATLCIGGGEATAIAIELI from the coding sequence ATGTCCAACATCGTCATCGCCGCCGCCAAGCGCACCGCCATCGGCTCCTTCCTCGGCCAGTTCAACGGCGTGCCGACCCCGACCCTCGGCGCGGCAGCCATCGCCGCCGCCCTGGAACAATCGGGTGTCCCGGCCAGCGACGTTTCCGAAGTCCTGATGGGCTGCGTGCTGCCGGCCAACCTCGGCCAGGCGCCCGCCCGCCAGGCGGCGATCGCCGCCGGCATCCCGCTGTCGGCCGGTGCCACCACGCTGAACAAGGTGTGCGGCTCGGGCATGAAGACCATCATGCTCGGCCATGACCTGATCAAGGCCGGCTCGGCCAGCATCGTGGTCGCTGGCGGCATGGAATCGATGTCCAACGCCCCGCACATGCTGCAGAACTCCCGTACCGGCAACCGTTTCGGCAACTTCCAGGCGGTCGACCACATGGCCCACGATGGCCTGGTCAACGCCTACGACGGCAAGGCCATGGGCGAATTCGCCGAGTGCGCGGTGGACAAGTACCAGTTCAGCCGCGAAGAGCAGGACGCCTATGCGATCGAGTCGGTCAAGCGCGCGCAGGCTGCCCAGGCCAATGGTGCGTTTGCCGATGAAATCGTCGCGGTGAAGGTCGCCACCCGCAAGGGTGAGGTCGAGGTCGCCATCGACGAGCAGCCGGGGCGCTCGGACATTGCCAAGATCCCGACCCTGCGTCCGGCCTTCAAGAAGGACGGCAGCGTGACCGCCGCCAGTTCCTCCAGCATCTCCGACGGTGCCGCCGCGGTGGTGCTGCTGACCGAAGAGGACGCCGCCGCGCGAGGCATCACGCCACTGGCCCGCATCGTCGGCCACGCCACCCACTCGCAGGAACCGGAGTGGTTCACCACCGCGCCGATCGGTGCGCTGCACAAGCTGCTGGGCAAGACCGGCTGGTCGCTGGACCAGGTCGATCTGTTCGAAATCAACGAAGCCTTTGCCGTGGTGGCGATGGCCCCGATGCGCGAACTGGGCATCCCTCACGACAAGCTCAACGTGAATGGCGGCGCCTGCGCACTGGGTCACCCCATCGGTGCTTCCGGCGCACGTCTTGTGGTGACCCTGGTCAACGCTCTGCGCACGCGTGGTGGCAAGCGCGGCATTGCCACCCTCTGCATCGGCGGCGGCGAAGCAACGGCAATCGCCATCGAATTGATTTAA
- a CDS encoding HDOD domain-containing protein: MTPAWWRSLRGWLARSTGAAPLRLAAVSRQAVAAAAASLQGEALQAGEIAAHLQRGLHALALYPRLAGEPAPVQDPALGEAVARALQDRDWAARHLPRRPQLLPQLIQTVNDDAASARVMAAIIGQDPVLTGNLLRIANSPAYKVHERPVESLQRAVTLVGTEGVRQIISAVLVQPVMQVQCGMFPQFSTIIWEHALLASRAAADHARTVTFGDAFAAQWLGLVQGLGSALVMRQLLQEAQARDETVEPALALQLLQQWSLPLAQRVAAAWELPEPVHQALAPEADGPLADSLRLASAAAAASLLCRHGHASQSRMLALLEQLPSAPPHALRWIWRRLHGRSVETRDEAGQEEAGPTP; the protein is encoded by the coding sequence ATGACGCCGGCCTGGTGGCGATCGCTGCGCGGCTGGCTGGCGCGCTCGACCGGGGCGGCTCCGTTGCGCTTGGCGGCCGTATCGCGACAGGCGGTCGCTGCTGCCGCAGCCAGCCTTCAGGGCGAGGCGCTGCAGGCCGGTGAGATCGCCGCCCACCTGCAGCGCGGCTTGCACGCACTTGCCCTGTACCCACGGCTGGCCGGCGAGCCTGCCCCCGTGCAGGATCCGGCACTGGGCGAAGCGGTGGCGCGCGCGCTGCAGGACCGTGACTGGGCCGCCCGGCACCTGCCGCGGCGCCCGCAACTGCTGCCGCAGCTGATCCAGACCGTCAACGACGATGCCGCCTCGGCACGGGTGATGGCGGCCATCATCGGCCAGGACCCGGTGCTGACCGGAAATCTGCTGCGCATCGCCAACAGCCCGGCCTACAAGGTGCATGAGCGGCCGGTGGAAAGCCTGCAGCGTGCGGTGACCCTGGTCGGTACCGAGGGCGTGCGCCAGATCATCAGCGCGGTGCTGGTGCAGCCGGTGATGCAGGTGCAGTGCGGCATGTTTCCGCAGTTCAGTACGATCATCTGGGAGCACGCGCTGCTGGCTTCGCGTGCGGCCGCCGATCATGCGCGCACGGTCACCTTCGGTGATGCCTTCGCTGCGCAGTGGCTGGGCCTGGTGCAGGGGCTGGGGTCAGCGCTGGTGATGCGCCAGTTGCTGCAGGAAGCGCAGGCACGCGACGAAACCGTGGAGCCGGCGCTGGCCCTGCAACTGCTCCAACAATGGTCGTTGCCGCTGGCACAACGCGTGGCTGCAGCCTGGGAGCTGCCCGAGCCCGTGCACCAGGCACTGGCGCCGGAGGCCGATGGCCCACTCGCCGACAGCCTGCGTCTGGCCAGCGCTGCGGCGGCAGCCAGCCTGCTGTGCCGGCATGGACATGCCAGCCAGAGCCGCATGCTGGCCCTGCTCGAACAGTTGCCTTCAGCGCCGCCGCATGCCCTGCGTTGGATCTGGCGGCGCCTGCATGGACGCAGCGTGGAAACACGTGATGAGGCCGGACAGGAAGAGGCGGGTCCAACACCCTGA
- a CDS encoding mechanosensitive ion channel family protein: MMLSLKDHLPAWTYPWLHDAGIAVKILLTLLAAWLLRVLARRLIRRFAEHYTLPPEMVMGARRITSFVVYFSAVLYILSLLGASPSVLWTAFTGFAAVGAVAFFAAWSVLSNIFCTLLIFTTRPFRLHDYIEVLENGEKPGLKGRVIDVNLIYTTLQETGDGHEGTVLQLPNNLFFQRTVRRWRDPAQAPGGIQGDG; encoded by the coding sequence ATGATGTTGTCGCTGAAGGATCACCTGCCGGCCTGGACCTACCCTTGGCTCCACGACGCGGGTATCGCCGTGAAGATCCTGCTCACCCTGCTGGCCGCGTGGCTGCTGCGGGTGCTGGCACGGCGCTTGATCCGCCGCTTCGCCGAGCACTACACGCTGCCACCGGAAATGGTGATGGGCGCGCGCCGGATCACCAGTTTCGTGGTCTATTTCAGCGCAGTGCTGTACATCCTCAGCCTGCTCGGCGCATCGCCGTCGGTACTGTGGACCGCGTTCACCGGCTTCGCGGCGGTGGGTGCGGTGGCCTTCTTCGCGGCCTGGAGCGTGCTCTCCAACATCTTCTGCACGCTGCTGATCTTCACCACGCGCCCGTTCCGCCTGCATGACTACATCGAGGTGCTGGAGAACGGCGAGAAACCGGGCCTGAAGGGCCGGGTGATCGACGTGAACCTGATCTACACCACGCTGCAGGAGACCGGCGACGGCCACGAGGGCACGGTGCTGCAGCTGCCGAACAACCTGTTCTTCCAGCGCACGGTGCGGCGCTGGCGCGACCCGGCGCAGGCCCCCGGCGGCATCCAGGGCGACGGCTGA
- a CDS encoding DksA/TraR family C4-type zinc finger protein, with product MATGWAGDGAVQDQIDATVDDAIARARRPLRQGPGLEHCEECDAPIPLARRQAVPGVRLCVACQQAHDDEEQAHAGYNRRGSKDSQLR from the coding sequence ATGGCCACCGGTTGGGCGGGAGACGGCGCGGTCCAGGACCAGATCGACGCCACCGTCGACGATGCGATTGCCCGCGCGCGGCGCCCGCTGCGGCAGGGCCCTGGTCTGGAACACTGTGAGGAATGCGACGCACCGATTCCGTTGGCGCGGCGCCAGGCCGTGCCCGGGGTACGGCTGTGCGTGGCGTGCCAGCAGGCGCACGACGACGAAGAGCAGGCGCATGCCGGCTACAACCGGCGTGGCAGCAAGGACAGCCAGCTGAGGTAA
- a CDS encoding DUF2058 domain-containing protein, with amino-acid sequence MAKPNALQEQLLKAGLAKKSQASAAAREQAKARQGKAESTSAEVQREAERVRAEKIERDRALAAERNAQARQAEQKAQAKQIIAAHAVPHKGDDEYRFSDGAAIRTLLIDPKLRKALSVGVLVIVAHGDGYALLPRAAAEKVRERAPEAIIVDHGQPGSTAEISTGNAEDDAYYAQFQVPDDLVW; translated from the coding sequence ATGGCAAAGCCCAACGCGCTGCAGGAACAATTGCTCAAGGCCGGCCTGGCCAAGAAGTCGCAGGCCAGCGCCGCCGCGCGCGAGCAGGCCAAGGCCCGCCAGGGCAAGGCCGAATCGACCTCGGCCGAGGTCCAGCGCGAGGCTGAACGCGTCCGCGCCGAGAAGATCGAGCGCGACCGCGCGCTGGCCGCCGAGCGCAATGCGCAGGCCAGGCAGGCTGAACAGAAGGCGCAGGCGAAGCAGATCATCGCGGCCCATGCCGTGCCCCACAAGGGCGATGACGAGTACCGCTTCAGCGATGGCGCGGCGATCCGCACCCTGCTGATCGACCCCAAGCTGCGCAAGGCGCTGTCGGTGGGCGTGCTGGTCATCGTTGCCCACGGCGACGGTTACGCGCTGCTGCCACGTGCTGCTGCCGAGAAGGTGCGTGAGCGCGCCCCGGAAGCGATCATCGTCGACCACGGCCAGCCGGGCTCGACCGCTGAGATATCCACCGGCAATGCCGAGGACGACGCCTACTACGCCCAGTTCCAGGTGCCCGACGACCTGGTCTGGTAA
- a CDS encoding M48 metallopeptidase family protein: MAVLKYLTGYPEPLVAQVSELLAQGKLGPWLQQRYPDPHEVRSDRQLYDYTQELKDRYLRKSVPLNKVCYDNTLEVIKHALGTHTAISRVHGGRLKASREIRIATVFRQAPAAFLRMIVVHELAHLKEADHNKAFYQLCQHMEPEYLQLEFDTRLYLTELANRGQR; this comes from the coding sequence ATGGCAGTCCTGAAGTACCTCACCGGCTATCCCGAACCCCTGGTCGCCCAGGTCAGCGAACTGCTGGCGCAGGGCAAGCTCGGCCCCTGGCTGCAGCAGCGCTACCCCGACCCGCATGAAGTGCGCAGCGACCGCCAGCTGTACGACTACACCCAGGAGCTGAAGGACCGCTACCTGCGCAAGTCGGTGCCGCTCAACAAGGTCTGCTACGACAACACGCTGGAAGTGATCAAGCACGCGCTGGGCACTCATACCGCCATTTCCCGTGTGCACGGCGGCCGCCTCAAGGCCAGCCGCGAGATCCGCATCGCCACCGTGTTCCGCCAGGCACCGGCAGCGTTCCTGCGCATGATCGTGGTGCATGAGTTGGCCCACCTGAAGGAAGCCGACCACAACAAGGCCTTCTACCAGCTGTGCCAGCACATGGAGCCGGAGTACCTGCAGCTGGAGTTCGATACCCGCCTGTACCTGACCGAGCTGGCCAACCGCGGCCAGCGCTGA
- a CDS encoding RNA pseudouridine synthase, giving the protein MEPIRLDKRLSALLGIPRGEARRYIEGGWVTVNGDVVEQPQRPVDDSAVIVVAAQASDEKAERVSMLLNKPAGVAAETLCALVSSDSRSELDASDIRPLQRHFHGLQLAASLPASDSGLVVVSQDPATLAHLQRNLGRTEQEYLIEVAEGGPERGPWLMARLQQEAGGGKVSWQSEQRLRFAGKGLTAKGLRAAVTAAGLQVTGVRRLRIGRVALGPLPPGQWRYLGSDERF; this is encoded by the coding sequence ATGGAACCGATCCGTCTCGACAAACGCCTGTCCGCCCTGCTCGGCATCCCGCGCGGCGAAGCGCGACGCTACATCGAAGGCGGCTGGGTCACGGTCAACGGCGACGTGGTGGAGCAGCCGCAGCGCCCGGTCGATGACAGCGCGGTGATCGTCGTAGCCGCGCAGGCCAGCGATGAAAAGGCCGAGCGGGTCAGCATGCTGTTGAACAAGCCGGCCGGCGTTGCCGCTGAGACCCTGTGTGCGCTGGTCAGCAGTGACAGCCGCAGCGAACTCGATGCCAGCGACATCCGTCCGCTGCAGCGTCACTTCCATGGCCTGCAGCTGGCCGCCTCGCTTCCGGCCAGCGACAGCGGCCTGGTGGTGGTCAGCCAGGATCCGGCCACGCTGGCCCATCTGCAGCGCAATCTTGGCCGCACCGAACAGGAATACCTGATCGAAGTGGCCGAAGGCGGCCCGGAGCGTGGGCCATGGCTGATGGCGCGTCTGCAGCAGGAGGCCGGCGGCGGCAAGGTCAGCTGGCAGAGCGAACAACGCCTGCGCTTTGCCGGCAAGGGGCTTACCGCCAAGGGCCTGCGTGCAGCGGTGACAGCCGCCGGGCTGCAGGTGACCGGGGTGCGCCGCCTGCGTATCGGACGCGTGGCGCTGGGGCCGCTGCCGCCGGGGCAGTGGCGCTACCTGGGCAGCGACGAGCGGTTCTGA
- a CDS encoding phospholipase D family protein gives MAWLYHRGMSLPKPLWRRLLRIAAIILAALVLLVLSGLLLADHLTPQARGTPSHVLPLQPAQTRIDQQIVPLQEAHPGQSGVAFLSDGMDAFAARAMITTHAGRSLDLQYYIWHDDLIGHLMAKALYDAAERGVRVRILLDDMNAKDKDALMMALDAHPNIEIRLYNPFRNRTGILRMVEMVQRFFSVNHRMHNKSWIADGRVAIVGGRNIGEEYFSARTDVNFQDLDLLVAGPAVEQANRIFDDYWNSETAIPVSALAFHTDAQLRLLVRESDHEAQRDVARPYLARVAESRKRQRPSPEPLRWSGAVRIVSDPPMKHRKDDRAAWLVSTLISELQAARHKALLISPYFVPGNEGLDGFSAMSGRGVQVGVVTNSLAANDVAAVHGGYMGYRVPLLEAGVHLYELKAQGQSGDAGVFGSSGASLHTKAFLVDDRRGFVGSFNLDPRSAYLNTEMGVLFDDPVLGAQLRDEYLRLADPRHSWWLALDDRRRLRWLEREPPPHWVEAEPGATARKRWLSRVISWLPVESQL, from the coding sequence ATGGCGTGGCTCTACCATCGGGGCATGAGCCTGCCCAAGCCGCTGTGGCGACGCCTGCTGCGCATCGCTGCAATCATTCTCGCTGCGCTGGTGCTGCTGGTGCTGTCCGGCCTGCTGCTGGCCGACCACCTCACGCCGCAGGCACGGGGCACGCCTTCGCATGTGCTGCCACTGCAGCCGGCGCAGACCCGCATCGACCAGCAGATCGTGCCATTGCAGGAGGCCCATCCCGGCCAGTCCGGCGTGGCCTTCCTCAGTGATGGCATGGATGCCTTCGCCGCACGCGCGATGATCACCACGCACGCAGGCCGCAGCCTGGACCTGCAGTACTACATCTGGCACGACGACCTGATCGGCCACCTGATGGCCAAGGCGCTGTATGACGCCGCCGAGCGCGGCGTGCGCGTGCGCATCCTGCTTGATGACATGAATGCCAAGGACAAGGACGCGCTGATGATGGCGCTCGATGCGCATCCGAACATCGAGATCCGCCTGTACAACCCGTTCCGCAACCGGACCGGCATCCTGCGCATGGTGGAGATGGTGCAGCGCTTCTTCAGCGTGAACCACCGCATGCACAACAAGAGCTGGATCGCCGATGGCCGCGTCGCGATCGTCGGTGGCCGCAACATCGGCGAGGAGTATTTCAGCGCGCGCACCGATGTGAACTTCCAGGATCTGGACCTGCTGGTCGCCGGCCCCGCCGTGGAGCAGGCCAACCGCATCTTCGACGACTACTGGAACAGCGAAACCGCCATTCCGGTATCCGCGCTTGCCTTCCATACCGACGCACAACTGCGCCTGCTGGTGCGCGAATCGGACCATGAGGCGCAGCGGGACGTGGCCCGGCCGTACCTGGCGCGCGTGGCCGAATCGCGCAAGCGGCAGCGCCCGAGCCCCGAGCCGCTGCGCTGGAGCGGTGCAGTGCGCATCGTGTCCGACCCGCCGATGAAGCACCGCAAGGACGATCGCGCTGCCTGGCTGGTGTCGACCCTGATCAGCGAGCTGCAGGCCGCCAGGCACAAGGCCCTGTTGATCTCGCCCTACTTCGTTCCCGGCAACGAGGGCCTGGATGGCTTTTCGGCCATGTCCGGGCGGGGCGTGCAGGTCGGCGTGGTCACCAACTCACTGGCCGCCAATGATGTCGCCGCCGTACATGGTGGCTACATGGGCTACCGCGTGCCGTTGCTCGAAGCCGGCGTCCACCTTTACGAACTGAAGGCACAAGGGCAGTCCGGCGATGCCGGCGTGTTCGGCAGCAGCGGCGCCAGCCTGCATACCAAGGCGTTCCTGGTCGATGACCGCCGCGGTTTTGTCGGTTCGTTCAACCTCGACCCGCGCTCGGCCTATCTGAACACCGAGATGGGCGTGCTGTTCGACGATCCGGTGCTGGGCGCACAGCTGCGGGACGAGTACCTGCGCCTGGCTGATCCCAGGCACAGCTGGTGGCTGGCGCTGGATGACCGTCGCCGGTTGCGCTGGCTGGAGCGCGAACCGCCACCGCACTGGGTGGAGGCCGAGCCGGGGGCAACGGCGCGCAAACGCTGGTTGTCTCGGGTGATCAGCTGGCTGCCGGTCGAATCGCAGCTGTAG